The genomic segment CGACGAGAGCCTCTTCTCCTACCTCGGCGAGGCTCCGGGGATCGACTCGCTGGAGCCCACGCGGAGCAACGTGATCGCCAGCGGCTACACCGCCCGTCGCGCCACGCCCAAGGTGGGTCGGAACGACCCGTGTCCGTGCGGCAGCGGCAAGAAACACAAGAAGTGTTGCGCCGGCAAGAAGGAGGCGCGCGAAGCGCTGTCGCCCGTGGCGGGCTTGACCATGCGCGAGTACCGGAAGCGGCTGCACGAGGTGAAGACCGCGGAGGAGCTGGCGCGAGAGCACCCGGCCGACCTAGCGCGCCTCCCGCTCGAAGACCTGACCACCGCGCAGCTCGACGCGTGTTACGGCGCCTTCATCGACAGCGAGCGTTTCGATGACGCCGAGCGGGCCCTGTCGCTCTTGTCCGAGCGAGAGCTGCCGGAGGGTCTCACCGTCGACGGTCTGCGCGCCGAGCTGGTGACCTACGCGCACGACTGGGGGCACGACGAGCTCGTGACGCGGCATCTCGAGCGTTTCGAGGCGCCCGACTCGATCCCGAGCCACGTCGCGCTCGGCCGCGTGCTGCGGCACCCGACCGCCGACGCCCTGAGCGTGCTCGAGGCGGAGTGCCGCGCGCACATCGTCGAGGGCGGCCCTGCGCCGATGGTGCTGGCGTACGAGCTGCTCGAGCCCTATCCGGCGCTCGGCATCGTCATGGCCCGGGGCAGCTTGGACCCCGAGCATCCGGCGGACAGCGAGACCCTCCTCGCGGAGATCGAGTGGGCGCGAGATCGGCTCGGCGCCCCTCCGGACGACCCGGCGTGGTCGCTGTGGGATCTGATGAACGAGGAGCGGCGTCTCGCGCGCGCGGGGGACGAGGAGCGAGAGGCCTTGCAGCGCGAGCTCGAGAAGATGCGCGCGGAGGCGCAGAACGCGCGCGCCGACGCGCAGGTCCTGAGCCGCGAGCTGAACAAGCACCGAGGTCAGCTCGAGGCCCTGGAGTCGCGCGCGGAGGAGGCCGAGGCCCGTCGAGCCCGCGCGAGGAACGCCGCCGAGCGCGCCGCCGCGGAGCGGGACGTCGAGGCGGCCAAGCGCCTGCGGCAGAAGATCCGCGAGCTGGAGGGCCGCATTCGCGAGGGCCAGCGCGAGCGGCGCGAGCTCCGAGAGCGCGCGGAGGAGCTCG from the Sandaracinaceae bacterium genome contains:
- a CDS encoding SEC-C metal-binding domain-containing protein; the protein is MSAPMHSGLIEEAATREPVVDEVRALAEREGVEALRAALEESFELHEIDAATVLALALLASGEPPPADAVVRIYPDALSDRAAQVLVASHPEWREVLERMLRMRQLDRYQLAVACALYTVLEPEGPWPPVLFEVLRSLARTREGWVGEGFAVQAALRVGDAQLDELFKVKRDVEKVDESLFSYLGEAPGIDSLEPTRSNVIASGYTARRATPKVGRNDPCPCGSGKKHKKCCAGKKEAREALSPVAGLTMREYRKRLHEVKTAEELAREHPADLARLPLEDLTTAQLDACYGAFIDSERFDDAERALSLLSERELPEGLTVDGLRAELVTYAHDWGHDELVTRHLERFEAPDSIPSHVALGRVLRHPTADALSVLEAECRAHIVEGGPAPMVLAYELLEPYPALGIVMARGSLDPEHPADSETLLAEIEWARDRLGAPPDDPAWSLWDLMNEERRLARAGDEEREALQRELEKMRAEAQNARADAQVLSRELNKHRGQLEALESRAEEAEARRARARNAAERAAAERDVEAAKRLRQKIRELEGRIREGQRERRELRERAEELASQQSTEERPEEEESLEERQAPAIPHGVRIPTWTDKAVSSLDKLPKNIVASAIATAGALGAGRPEAWRHAKKLEGLHGLCSARVGIHHRLLFAMDDDGVLEVDEVVTREDLDRALASRR